One stretch of Micromonospora echinospora DNA includes these proteins:
- the murA gene encoding UDP-N-acetylglucosamine 1-carboxyvinyltransferase has product MTDDVLVVHGGTPLEGRIRVRGAKNLVSKAMVAALLGDTPSRLFDVPRIRDVEVVRGLLGLHGVKVSDGDEEGELVFDPSNVESASTDQINVHAGSSRIPILFCGPLLHRLGHAFIPDLGGCHIGPRPIDFHLQALREFGATVDKTPEGLHLSAPNGLHGTKFALPYPSVGATEQVLLTAVMAEGVTELRNAAVEPEIIDLICVLQKMGAIIKVHTDRVIEIQGVKKLHGYTHRPIPDRIEAASWAAAALATRGHVEVLGAQQADMMTFLNIFRSVGGEYEVTDLRPPRGGSSGQEGGIRFWHPGGELNAVALETDVHPGFMTDWQQPLVVALTQARGLSIVHETVYEQRLGYTEALNTMGANIQVYRDCLGGTPCRFGRRNFKHSAVIAGPSKLHAADLVIPDLRAGFSHLIAALAAEGTSRVYGVDLINRGYEDFEAKLADLGAHVERP; this is encoded by the coding sequence TTGACCGACGACGTCCTGGTCGTACACGGAGGCACTCCGCTTGAAGGGCGGATCCGCGTGCGCGGCGCGAAGAACCTGGTGTCCAAGGCGATGGTGGCCGCCCTGCTCGGCGACACACCCAGCCGGCTGTTCGACGTGCCGCGTATCCGTGACGTCGAGGTGGTCCGCGGTCTGCTCGGCCTGCACGGCGTCAAGGTCAGCGACGGCGACGAGGAGGGCGAGCTGGTCTTCGACCCCTCGAACGTCGAGAGCGCCAGCACCGACCAGATCAACGTGCACGCCGGTTCCAGCCGGATTCCGATCCTGTTCTGCGGCCCGCTGCTGCACCGGCTCGGCCACGCGTTCATCCCCGACCTGGGCGGCTGCCACATCGGCCCGCGCCCGATCGACTTCCACCTCCAGGCGCTGCGCGAGTTCGGCGCCACAGTCGACAAGACGCCGGAGGGCCTGCACCTGTCCGCGCCCAACGGGCTGCACGGCACGAAGTTCGCACTGCCGTACCCGAGCGTGGGCGCCACCGAGCAGGTGCTGCTCACCGCGGTGATGGCCGAGGGCGTCACCGAGCTGCGCAACGCGGCGGTCGAGCCGGAGATCATCGACCTCATCTGCGTGCTGCAGAAGATGGGCGCGATCATCAAGGTGCACACCGACCGGGTGATCGAGATCCAGGGCGTCAAGAAGCTGCACGGCTACACCCACCGGCCGATCCCGGACCGGATCGAGGCGGCCAGCTGGGCGGCGGCGGCGCTGGCGACCCGCGGGCACGTCGAGGTGCTGGGCGCCCAGCAGGCCGACATGATGACCTTCCTGAACATCTTCCGCTCGGTCGGCGGCGAGTACGAGGTCACCGACCTGCGCCCGCCGCGCGGCGGCAGCTCGGGCCAGGAGGGCGGCATCCGCTTCTGGCACCCGGGCGGCGAGCTGAACGCGGTGGCGCTGGAGACCGACGTACACCCGGGTTTCATGACCGACTGGCAGCAGCCGCTTGTGGTCGCGCTCACCCAGGCCCGCGGCCTGTCGATCGTCCACGAGACGGTCTACGAGCAGCGGCTCGGCTACACCGAGGCGCTGAACACGATGGGCGCCAACATCCAGGTCTACCGGGACTGCCTGGGCGGCACCCCGTGCCGCTTCGGCCGGCGCAACTTCAAGCACTCCGCGGTGATCGCCGGGCCGAGCAAGCTGCACGCGGCCGACCTGGTCATCCCGGACCTGCGGGCCGGGTTCAGCCACCTCATCGCGGCGCTCGCCGCCGAGGGCACCTCCCGGGTGTACGGCGTGGACCTGATCAACCGCGGCTACGAGGACTTCGAGGCCAAGCTGGCCGACCTCGGCGCGCACGTCGAACGTCCCTGA
- a CDS encoding DUF3043 domain-containing protein, protein MPSLFRRKSADLVEESVTTVTTDEESSAARPRGYTPSKKELGQVTPKRPVAGRRPTAPAKPLTKEEARAQRRAARAEAAAEFRREGGPRDRGPERLLARNVVDSRRTVGTWFFGGALIVLVGSNQAMPPIVRLLSNLLWGALALGVLIDSVLISRKIKRLIRERFPKSTEKLGSIYFYAIMRSITFRRMRAPAPRVNIGDKV, encoded by the coding sequence GTGCCGTCGCTGTTTCGCCGCAAGTCCGCCGACCTCGTCGAGGAGTCCGTCACCACTGTGACGACCGACGAGGAGTCCTCCGCCGCCCGCCCCCGGGGCTACACGCCCAGCAAGAAGGAACTCGGGCAGGTCACGCCGAAGCGTCCGGTCGCCGGGCGTCGGCCGACCGCGCCGGCCAAGCCGCTGACCAAGGAGGAGGCCCGCGCGCAGCGCCGCGCCGCCCGCGCCGAGGCCGCCGCCGAGTTCCGTCGCGAGGGCGGTCCGCGTGACCGGGGCCCCGAGCGGCTGCTGGCCCGCAACGTGGTCGACTCCCGGCGTACGGTCGGCACCTGGTTCTTCGGCGGCGCGCTGATCGTGCTGGTCGGCTCCAACCAGGCCATGCCGCCGATCGTGCGGCTGCTGTCGAACCTGCTGTGGGGCGCGCTCGCGCTCGGCGTGCTGATCGACTCGGTGCTCATCTCCCGGAAGATCAAGCGGCTGATCCGCGAGCGCTTCCCGAAGAGCACCGAGAAGCTCGGCTCGATCTACTTCTACGCGATCATGCGGTCGATCACGTTCCGCCGGATGCGCGCTCCCGCGCCCCGGGTGAACATCGGCGACAAGGTCTGA
- a CDS encoding AzlD domain-containing protein, giving the protein MLIAVILALAAGTYGFRVAGVLLRDRLDLPEWARHLLPVGAATLLAALAATAALTEAGGFAGYARPAGVLVGLVLAWRRAPFVLVVVGAAATTALLRLLGVA; this is encoded by the coding sequence GTGCTGATCGCCGTGATCCTCGCCCTGGCCGCCGGCACCTACGGCTTCCGCGTCGCCGGAGTGCTGCTGCGGGACCGGCTGGACCTGCCCGAATGGGCCCGGCACCTGCTGCCGGTCGGCGCCGCCACGCTGCTGGCCGCGCTCGCCGCCACCGCGGCGCTGACCGAGGCCGGTGGCTTCGCCGGGTACGCCCGGCCCGCCGGTGTGCTGGTCGGCCTGGTGCTCGCCTGGCGCCGGGCGCCGTTCGTGCTGGTAGTGGTCGGGGCGGCGGCCACCACCGCGCTCCTGCGCCTGCTCGGCGTGGCCTGA